Proteins encoded together in one Variovorax paradoxus EPS window:
- a CDS encoding alpha/beta hydrolase family protein: MSDLQLAVIDVKPGASMESQSGLQLLRPRIYGAFRAPHGPKKVAAIVMHPTSNFMGHYLIGPLAERGICCMGLNSRFVGNDTVLLMERAIQDLGAGVQYLRAAGYEKVLLVGNSGGAALAAFYQAQAENLTATHLPDGDPTHLHPSDLPPVDGIALCAAHLGRTRLMRDWIDPSVTDEHDPLSVNPDLDMYDPRHRVPYDAEFLARFSSAQKARLDRIEQWCIERLALLRSTPGAPRDQTFIVYRTHADPRCVDLSLDANDRLPGSVWGDARQVNYSANAMGRTTSLTAFLSQWSSRSQADGPSNLARTTVPKLLLTYTGDQSTFPSTRDAWMAAGGARIRNVDIVGGNHYLAGQPELIPKAADAIAEFAHAL, from the coding sequence ATGTCTGATCTGCAACTCGCCGTCATCGACGTGAAGCCCGGCGCGTCAATGGAAAGCCAGTCGGGCCTGCAGTTGCTGCGCCCGCGCATCTACGGCGCCTTCCGCGCCCCGCACGGCCCCAAGAAGGTTGCGGCCATCGTGATGCATCCGACCAGCAACTTCATGGGCCACTACCTGATCGGCCCGCTGGCCGAGCGCGGCATCTGCTGCATGGGGTTGAACTCGCGCTTCGTGGGCAACGACACGGTGCTGCTGATGGAGCGCGCCATTCAAGACCTGGGGGCCGGCGTGCAGTACTTGCGCGCGGCCGGCTACGAGAAGGTGCTCCTCGTCGGCAACTCGGGCGGCGCAGCGCTCGCGGCCTTCTACCAGGCGCAGGCCGAGAACCTCACCGCCACGCACTTGCCCGATGGCGACCCGACGCACCTGCACCCGAGCGACCTGCCGCCGGTGGACGGCATCGCGCTGTGCGCCGCGCACCTCGGCCGCACACGACTGATGCGCGACTGGATCGATCCCTCGGTCACCGACGAGCACGACCCGCTCTCTGTTAACCCCGACCTCGACATGTACGACCCGCGCCACCGCGTGCCCTACGACGCCGAATTCCTCGCCCGCTTCAGTTCGGCGCAAAAGGCGCGGCTGGACCGCATCGAGCAGTGGTGCATCGAGCGCCTCGCGCTGCTGCGCAGTACACCGGGCGCACCGCGCGACCAGACCTTCATCGTCTACCGCACGCATGCCGATCCGCGTTGCGTCGATCTGTCGCTCGATGCGAACGACCGCTTGCCGGGCAGCGTGTGGGGCGATGCGCGCCAGGTGAACTACTCGGCGAACGCGATGGGCCGCACCACATCGCTCACCGCATTCCTCTCGCAATGGTCGTCACGCTCGCAGGCTGACGGGCCAAGCAACCTCGCGCGCACCACCGTGCCCAAGCTGCTGCTGACCTACACGGGCGATCAGTCGACCTTTCCGAGCACGCGCGATGCGTGGATGGCTGCCGGCGGCGCGCGCATCCGCAACGTCGACATCGTCGGCGGCAACCACTACCTCGCGGGGCAACCCGAACTGATCCCGAAGGCGGCCGACGCCATCGCCGAATTCGCGCACGCCCTTTAG
- a CDS encoding FAD-dependent oxidoreductase gives METFAFAPAYELPAWPFTPPPELDSPKVVRHPIVIVGAGPSGLTLACDLAQRGVSAVLLDEDDTVGVRGASSRGICYAQKSLEIFERLGIYERIAAKGITWSFGRTFSGDEEVYNFNLQANSVSRQPPFINLQQFYVEWFLVERILELGVTDLRWKSRVTRVQQLADGVRLDIETPAGSYTIEADRLIDATGANSAIRAQLGIEAHASRSTDRWCISDVRFKKPLPTERWTWVDAPFNEGRGVWQHLMADGVWRIDYQMPEDCDTAYISQPEVAGARLREQLGPDVEFEFVWIGPYGYRDHLLDSFRHGRVFFIGDAAHVVSPFGARGGNSGIQDAANLGWKLALVAQGRAGDALLDSYDAERQPAARENLQVTSRSARFLAPRSPAEHTLRRAVVALAARHPFARALVNTGRMSVANAYPVAPLLPEGGHTVQNLPLRWADGRETTLMQLLADGTQCIGLWFAPTREQADAACEATASLPLRLVAVGGESNNHGLLTLQPDDTLAAHLGIGIDDRGSFALVRPDAYRAAVLANATPTTIAAALRTALALDAAP, from the coding sequence ATGGAAACCTTTGCATTTGCGCCGGCCTACGAGCTGCCGGCCTGGCCTTTCACGCCGCCACCGGAGCTGGACAGCCCCAAGGTCGTGCGCCACCCGATCGTCATCGTCGGCGCCGGGCCTTCGGGGCTCACGCTGGCCTGCGACCTCGCGCAGCGCGGCGTGAGTGCCGTGCTGCTCGACGAGGACGACACCGTCGGCGTGCGCGGCGCCTCGTCGCGCGGCATCTGCTACGCGCAGAAGAGCCTGGAGATCTTCGAGCGCCTGGGCATCTACGAACGCATCGCGGCCAAGGGCATCACCTGGTCGTTCGGGCGCACCTTCTCGGGCGACGAGGAGGTCTACAACTTCAACCTGCAGGCGAACAGCGTCTCCAGGCAGCCGCCGTTCATCAACCTGCAGCAGTTCTACGTGGAGTGGTTCCTGGTCGAGCGCATCCTCGAACTCGGCGTGACGGACCTGCGCTGGAAGAGCCGCGTGACGCGCGTGCAGCAACTGGCCGACGGCGTGCGGCTCGACATCGAGACACCCGCTGGCAGCTACACGATCGAGGCCGACCGGCTCATCGACGCCACGGGCGCCAACAGCGCGATCCGCGCGCAGCTGGGCATCGAGGCGCACGCCTCGCGCAGCACCGACCGCTGGTGCATCAGCGACGTGCGCTTCAAGAAGCCGCTGCCCACCGAGCGCTGGACCTGGGTCGACGCGCCCTTCAACGAAGGCCGCGGCGTGTGGCAGCACCTGATGGCCGACGGCGTGTGGCGCATCGACTACCAGATGCCCGAAGACTGCGACACGGCCTACATCAGCCAGCCTGAAGTGGCCGGCGCGCGGCTGCGCGAACAGCTCGGGCCCGATGTGGAGTTCGAGTTCGTGTGGATCGGGCCCTACGGCTACCGCGACCACCTGCTCGACAGCTTTCGCCACGGCCGTGTGTTCTTCATCGGCGACGCCGCGCACGTGGTGAGCCCCTTCGGCGCGCGCGGCGGCAACAGCGGCATCCAGGACGCGGCCAACCTCGGCTGGAAGCTGGCGCTGGTCGCGCAGGGCCGGGCTGGCGACGCGCTGCTCGACAGCTACGACGCCGAGCGGCAACCCGCAGCCAGGGAGAACCTGCAGGTGACGAGCCGCTCGGCGCGCTTTCTCGCGCCACGCTCGCCCGCCGAACACACGCTGCGCCGCGCGGTGGTGGCGCTGGCGGCGCGGCATCCGTTCGCGCGGGCGCTGGTGAACACCGGGCGCATGTCGGTCGCGAACGCCTACCCGGTCGCGCCGCTGCTGCCCGAAGGCGGGCACACGGTGCAGAACCTGCCGCTGCGCTGGGCCGACGGACGCGAGACCACGCTGATGCAGTTGCTGGCCGACGGCACGCAATGCATCGGGCTGTGGTTCGCACCGACGCGCGAGCAGGCCGACGCGGCGTGCGAGGCCACGGCCTCGTTGCCGCTGCGCCTGGTGGCCGTGGGTGGCGAGAGCAACAACCACGGGCTGCTCACGCTGCAACCCGACGACACGCTGGCCGCGCATCTCGGCATCGGCATCGACGACCGGGGCAGCTTCGCGCTGGTGCGCCCCGACGCCTACCGCGCCGCCGTGCTGGCGAACGCCACGCCGACGACCATCGCCGCCGCCCTGCGCACGGCCCTCGCCCTGGACGCTGCCCCATGA
- a CDS encoding DUF2783 domain-containing protein, which produces MNTAPRIPDPDGFYAALLAAHEGRSEAQSADLNARLVLLLANQCADQAVLLACIHAAAAAEDPTTTQAP; this is translated from the coding sequence ATGAACACGGCACCCCGCATCCCCGACCCCGACGGCTTCTACGCCGCCCTGCTCGCCGCGCACGAAGGCCGCAGCGAAGCGCAAAGCGCCGACCTCAACGCCCGCCTCGTGCTGCTGCTGGCCAACCAGTGCGCCGACCAGGCCGTGCTGCTCGCCTGCATCCACGCGGCAGCGGCCGCCGAAGACCCCACGACCACCCAAGCCCCATGA
- a CDS encoding MBL fold metallo-hydrolase: MTTSVSFASASDTREQKPQLRELAPGAYGYISDFDPNCGFVVGDDHVVLIDTRPTPRMARDFLAAIRTVTDKPVKTIVLTHYHAVRVMGASAFEEVAQIVASNGTLDWIRTRGQADFDSEVGRFPRLFAGVEEIPGLTFPTMSFAGEMSLWLGPRPGTGRELRLMALGRGHSSGDTVAWLPDCGVLFSGDVVENRCGVYAGDAYIGDWAGTLDAVAALEPRVLVPGRGAVLQGEAACSEAIGLTKAFLSTLLDSVKAGIAAGDTLKGCFARAEAAMAPRFGGWPVFQHVLPFDVSRAYDELRGIEHPVVWTAERDRELWQVLRGE; this comes from the coding sequence ATGACCACTTCCGTCTCTTTCGCATCCGCCTCCGACACCCGCGAGCAGAAGCCGCAACTGCGCGAGCTCGCGCCGGGCGCCTACGGTTACATCAGCGACTTCGATCCCAACTGCGGCTTCGTGGTCGGCGACGACCACGTGGTGCTGATCGACACGCGCCCCACGCCGCGCATGGCGCGCGACTTTCTCGCGGCCATCCGCACCGTGACGGACAAGCCCGTCAAGACCATCGTGCTCACGCACTACCACGCGGTGCGCGTGATGGGCGCGAGTGCGTTCGAGGAGGTGGCGCAGATCGTCGCGAGCAACGGCACGCTCGACTGGATCCGCACGCGCGGGCAGGCCGACTTCGACTCGGAAGTGGGCCGCTTTCCGCGCCTGTTCGCGGGCGTGGAGGAAATTCCGGGCCTGACTTTTCCGACGATGAGCTTTGCCGGCGAGATGAGCCTGTGGCTCGGCCCGCGGCCGGGCACGGGGCGCGAGCTGCGCCTGATGGCGCTGGGCCGCGGCCATTCGAGCGGCGACACGGTGGCCTGGCTCCCCGACTGCGGCGTGCTGTTCTCGGGCGACGTGGTGGAGAACCGCTGCGGCGTGTACGCGGGCGACGCCTACATCGGCGACTGGGCCGGCACGCTCGATGCGGTGGCGGCGCTGGAGCCGCGCGTGCTGGTGCCGGGACGCGGCGCGGTGCTGCAGGGCGAGGCCGCGTGCTCCGAGGCCATCGGCCTGACCAAGGCATTTCTCTCGACGCTGCTCGACAGCGTAAAGGCGGGCATTGCCGCGGGCGACACGCTCAAGGGCTGCTTCGCGCGCGCCGAGGCCGCCATGGCGCCGCGCTTCGGCGGCTGGCCGGTGTTCCAGCACGTGCTGCCCTTCGACGTGTCACGCGCCTACGACGAGCTGCGCGGCATCGAGCACCCGGTGGTGTGGACCGCCGAGCGCGACCGCGAGCTGTGGCAGGTGCTGCGCGGCGAGTGA
- a CDS encoding Bug family tripartite tricarboxylate transporter substrate binding protein, giving the protein MKRFFSLLAATLALATTFASAQPAAYPNQPVRWIVPYSAGGGTDNLARTLAEAMQPTLGQPLIIDNRPGASTNIGVSVMMHAKPDGYTVMQAENAALLFNEHMFVKLPYKPASDFTYIGTIGRFPVALVVHPDFPAKNVAEFVRYVKANPDKVSYASPGNGSPHHMAMELFKQKAGLTITHVPYKGAAPAMTDVMGGQVPVMMLDLASGLPIIRSGKVRVLAIALPQRASALPEVPTFVEAGFSDVNAYAFHGLIGPAGMAPEAVARLNAELQKAMKAPKVVKLFADFGFEALPGTPQDFYKLSRAESDRWGKIIAAAGVKLD; this is encoded by the coding sequence ATGAAGCGATTTTTTTCCCTGCTGGCCGCGACCCTCGCGCTGGCGACCACCTTCGCGTCGGCGCAGCCGGCGGCCTACCCGAACCAGCCGGTCAGGTGGATCGTGCCCTACTCGGCCGGCGGTGGCACCGACAACCTGGCGCGCACGCTGGCCGAGGCGATGCAGCCGACGCTCGGGCAGCCGCTGATCATCGACAACCGGCCCGGCGCCTCGACCAACATCGGCGTGTCCGTGATGATGCACGCCAAGCCCGACGGCTACACGGTGATGCAGGCCGAGAACGCGGCGCTGCTGTTCAACGAGCACATGTTCGTCAAGCTCCCGTACAAGCCCGCGAGCGACTTCACCTACATCGGCACCATCGGCCGCTTTCCGGTGGCACTGGTGGTGCACCCCGACTTTCCCGCGAAGAACGTGGCGGAGTTCGTGCGCTACGTGAAGGCCAACCCCGACAAGGTGAGCTACGCCTCGCCCGGCAACGGCTCGCCGCACCACATGGCGATGGAACTCTTCAAGCAGAAGGCGGGCCTGACGATCACGCACGTGCCGTACAAGGGCGCTGCGCCGGCCATGACCGACGTGATGGGCGGGCAGGTGCCGGTGATGATGCTGGACCTGGCCTCGGGGCTGCCGATCATCCGCTCGGGCAAGGTGCGGGTGCTGGCCATCGCGCTGCCGCAGCGCGCCAGTGCCCTGCCCGAGGTGCCGACCTTCGTGGAGGCTGGCTTCAGCGACGTGAATGCCTACGCTTTCCACGGCCTGATCGGCCCGGCCGGCATGGCGCCCGAGGCGGTGGCGCGGCTGAACGCCGAGCTGCAAAAGGCCATGAAGGCGCCGAAGGTGGTGAAGCTGTTCGCGGACTTCGGCTTCGAGGCGTTGCCGGGAACGCCGCAAGACTTCTACAAGCTCTCGCGCGCGGAAAGCGACCGCTGGGGAAAGATCATCGCGGCGGCCGGCGTGAAGCTGGACTGA
- a CDS encoding AzlD domain-containing protein, which produces MRGTDLWTLGVIVGLALVTVLTRCFFFILDRPWGLPDWAHRALHYAPAAALAGVIAPEIVMTQGHLITTLHDARLYAAVVGGAYYFWRRGVLGTMLAGMAVYLPLHLGLGW; this is translated from the coding sequence GTGAGGGGCACCGATCTCTGGACGCTGGGCGTGATCGTCGGCCTGGCCCTGGTCACGGTGCTCACGCGCTGCTTCTTCTTCATCCTCGACCGCCCGTGGGGCTTGCCGGACTGGGCGCACCGGGCGCTGCACTACGCGCCGGCCGCGGCGCTGGCCGGCGTGATCGCGCCCGAGATCGTGATGACGCAGGGCCACCTCATCACCACGCTGCACGATGCGCGCCTGTACGCGGCCGTGGTTGGCGGCGCGTACTACTTCTGGCGCCGCGGCGTGCTCGGCACGATGCTGGCCGGCATGGCCGTCTACCTGCCCTTGCATCTCGGCCTTGGCTGGTGA
- a CDS encoding AzlC family ABC transporter permease: MFLSAAIRQRPEFRKGMRDMSSAALGIGAWGLMTGVAMVKSNMSVVEAVAMTLFVYAGSSQLAAIPLLFAGAPAWVILATGFCVNLRFVVFSLHLRPYLMHMPRLRRMTHGYLTADLSYALFTKQYPAPPVTLAEQQSQEAYLTGNYFVTWCSWMGMSLLGIALANLIPQNWGLGFAGVLSLVAIVCSMATTPLRILAALIAGATAVAAYALPLKLNIVVAIGAAVLLCFWLEKQFGLDPDAEDDK; the protein is encoded by the coding sequence ATGTTTCTTTCGGCCGCCATCCGCCAGCGTCCCGAATTCCGCAAGGGCATGCGCGACATGTCCTCGGCGGCGCTGGGCATCGGCGCCTGGGGCCTGATGACCGGCGTGGCCATGGTCAAGTCGAACATGAGCGTGGTCGAGGCGGTGGCGATGACGCTGTTCGTCTATGCCGGCAGCTCCCAGCTCGCGGCCATTCCGTTGCTGTTCGCGGGCGCGCCGGCCTGGGTGATCCTGGCGACGGGCTTCTGCGTCAACCTGCGTTTCGTGGTCTTCAGCTTGCACCTGCGGCCCTACCTCATGCACATGCCGCGCTTGCGGCGCATGACGCACGGCTACCTGACGGCGGACCTGAGCTACGCGCTCTTCACCAAACAATACCCGGCGCCGCCCGTGACCCTCGCCGAGCAGCAGTCGCAGGAGGCCTATCTCACCGGCAACTACTTCGTGACCTGGTGCTCGTGGATGGGCATGAGCCTCCTGGGCATCGCGCTCGCCAACCTCATTCCGCAGAACTGGGGCCTCGGTTTTGCCGGCGTGCTGAGCCTGGTGGCGATCGTCTGCTCGATGGCGACGACGCCGCTGCGCATCCTGGCCGCGCTGATCGCGGGCGCCACCGCGGTCGCGGCCTATGCGCTGCCGCTCAAGCTCAACATCGTCGTGGCCATCGGCGCGGCGGTGCTGCTGTGCTTCTGGCTCGAGAAGCAGTTCGGGCTCGACCCCGACGCGGAGGACGACAAGTGA
- the fmt gene encoding methionyl-tRNA formyltransferase yields the protein MSRRKVAFAGTPEFARVALEAIAAAGHDVVLVLSQPDRPAGRGMKLQASPVKQFAVANNWPVAQPRSLRLDGKYPDEAAIGRDALQKAQPDVMVVAAYGLILPQWVLDLPAHGCLNIHASLLPRWRGAAPIHRAIEAGDAETGITIMQMDAGLDTGDMLLREAVAIGSDNTARLHDRLAELGGRMIVEALENIGSLTRTPQPAEGVTYANKVEKHEALIDWAQPADAIVRRIRAFDPFPGANSPLDGETVKLWTAHAVPASASAAPGTILAVSDASVEVAAGDAGVMLTELQRPGGKRLPVADFLRGFDLKPGQAFG from the coding sequence TTGAGCCGGCGGAAGGTCGCTTTTGCGGGCACGCCCGAGTTTGCGCGCGTCGCCCTGGAGGCCATTGCCGCCGCCGGCCATGACGTCGTGCTGGTGCTGAGCCAGCCCGACCGGCCCGCCGGACGCGGCATGAAGCTGCAGGCTTCCCCCGTCAAGCAGTTCGCGGTTGCCAACAACTGGCCGGTGGCGCAGCCGCGCAGCCTGCGCCTCGATGGCAAGTACCCGGACGAAGCCGCTATCGGCCGCGACGCGCTGCAAAAGGCCCAACCCGACGTGATGGTGGTCGCCGCCTACGGACTCATCCTGCCGCAGTGGGTGCTCGACCTGCCGGCGCACGGCTGCCTCAACATCCACGCGAGCCTCCTGCCGCGCTGGCGCGGCGCCGCGCCGATCCACCGCGCGATCGAGGCCGGCGACGCGGAAACCGGCATCACCATCATGCAGATGGACGCGGGCCTGGACACCGGCGACATGCTGCTGCGCGAAGCCGTGGCCATCGGCAGCGACAACACCGCCCGCCTGCACGACCGCCTGGCAGAACTGGGCGGCCGGATGATCGTCGAGGCCCTGGAGAACATCGGCAGCCTCACCCGCACGCCGCAGCCGGCCGAAGGCGTCACCTACGCCAACAAGGTCGAAAAACACGAAGCGCTGATCGACTGGGCCCAGCCCGCCGATGCCATCGTGCGGCGCATCCGGGCCTTCGATCCGTTCCCGGGCGCCAACAGTCCGCTCGACGGCGAGACCGTCAAGCTCTGGACCGCGCATGCGGTGCCCGCCAGCGCGTCCGCCGCGCCTGGAACGATCCTGGCCGTATCGGACGCCAGCGTCGAGGTGGCTGCCGGCGATGCGGGCGTGATGCTCACCGAGCTCCAGCGCCCGGGCGGCAAGCGCCTGCCCGTGGCCGATTTCCTGCGCGGCTTCGACCTGAAGCCCGGGCAGGCGTTCGGCTGA
- the def gene encoding peptide deformylase, with amino-acid sequence MAKRIILSYPDKRLHTVAKPVQGVDARIKALVADMLETMYDAEGIGLAATQIDVHERLVVIDVSEERNKPIVLINPEITWASDEKVLNEEGCLSVPGIYDGVMRSTSVKVQALDENGEMRTIEADGLLAVCIQHELDHLLGKVFVEYLSPLKRNRIKSKLLKQQREETRERA; translated from the coding sequence ATGGCCAAACGAATCATTCTGAGTTACCCGGACAAGCGCCTGCACACGGTCGCCAAGCCGGTGCAGGGCGTCGACGCACGCATCAAGGCCTTGGTCGCCGACATGCTGGAGACCATGTACGACGCCGAAGGCATCGGCCTGGCGGCAACGCAGATCGACGTGCACGAGCGGCTCGTCGTCATCGATGTGTCTGAAGAGCGCAACAAGCCGATCGTGCTGATCAACCCCGAAATCACCTGGGCCAGCGACGAAAAAGTGCTCAACGAAGAGGGCTGCCTCTCGGTGCCGGGCATCTATGACGGCGTGATGCGCTCCACCTCGGTCAAGGTCCAGGCGCTCGACGAAAACGGCGAAATGCGCACCATCGAGGCCGACGGCCTGCTCGCTGTGTGCATCCAGCACGAACTCGACCACCTGCTGGGCAAGGTGTTCGTCGAATACCTCTCGCCCCTGAAGCGCAACCGCATCAAGAGCAAGCTGCTCAAGCAGCAGCGCGAAGAAACGCGCGAACGGGCCTGA
- a CDS encoding LysM peptidoglycan-binding domain-containing protein — MKKLRSTERQRPNLFATLTALAVIGSCGATTAWAQNYPVTPQQRATAQQTAQAGVPLSELSLKAPDEYTVKPGDTLWAISRLYLLRPWRWPELWGMNINEIANPHRIYPGQVLYLDKSGGRARLTTRRGGVSGDGGTIKLSPRTRFDSLAGMALPTLNPSLIEPFLSEPIVVDANTLESAPRIVAGNDSRVLLSRGDRAYARGNPESPLVEVPGPIQNFRIFRNATPLKDPGTGEILGYEAQYLGKAQLQRGESTTIETVEDKDIITVVPASIDIVASREEMRAGDRLLPEPPRQLLSYAPRAPSTQVDGRIISVYGNAVQFAAQNQVVAINKGTRDGIDSGHVLAILKNGETILDRTGARKETIKLPNERIGLLMVFRTFEKVSYALVLEINDTPKAGDFLVNP, encoded by the coding sequence ATGAAAAAGCTCAGATCCACCGAACGCCAGCGCCCCAATCTCTTCGCCACGCTGACCGCCCTGGCGGTAATCGGCAGTTGCGGCGCCACCACGGCCTGGGCTCAGAACTACCCCGTCACGCCGCAGCAACGCGCCACCGCCCAGCAGACCGCCCAGGCAGGGGTTCCGCTGAGCGAACTGTCGCTTAAGGCGCCCGACGAGTACACGGTCAAGCCCGGCGACACGCTCTGGGCCATCTCCCGCCTCTACCTGCTGCGCCCCTGGCGCTGGCCGGAGCTGTGGGGCATGAACATCAACGAGATCGCCAACCCCCACCGCATCTACCCCGGCCAGGTTCTCTATCTGGACAAGAGCGGCGGCCGGGCTCGCCTGACCACCCGCCGCGGCGGCGTGAGCGGCGACGGCGGCACCATCAAGCTGTCACCTCGCACCCGTTTCGACTCGCTGGCCGGCATGGCCCTGCCCACGCTCAACCCGAGCCTGATCGAGCCGTTCCTGAGCGAACCGATCGTCGTGGACGCCAACACGCTCGAAAGCGCGCCGCGCATCGTTGCCGGCAACGACAGCCGCGTGCTGCTGTCGCGCGGTGACCGGGCCTACGCCCGCGGCAACCCCGAGTCGCCGCTGGTCGAAGTGCCGGGGCCGATCCAGAACTTCCGGATCTTCCGCAACGCCACGCCGCTCAAGGATCCGGGCACGGGCGAAATCCTCGGCTACGAGGCACAGTACCTGGGCAAGGCCCAACTGCAGCGCGGCGAATCGACCACCATCGAGACGGTCGAGGACAAGGACATCATCACGGTCGTCCCGGCCAGCATCGACATCGTGGCATCGCGCGAGGAAATGCGCGCCGGCGACCGCCTGCTGCCCGAACCGCCGCGCCAGCTCTTGAGCTACGCGCCGCGCGCGCCTTCGACGCAAGTCGATGGCCGGATCATCTCGGTCTACGGCAACGCAGTGCAGTTCGCGGCCCAGAACCAGGTGGTCGCCATCAACAAGGGCACGCGCGACGGCATCGACAGCGGCCATGTGCTGGCCATCCTGAAGAACGGCGAAACCATCCTCGACCGCACCGGCGCGCGCAAGGAAACCATCAAGCTGCCGAACGAACGCATCGGCCTCTTGATGGTGTTCCGCACCTTCGAGAAGGTGTCCTACGCCCTGGTGCTCGAGATCAACGACACCCCGAAGGCGGGCGACTTCCTCGTCAACCCCTGA
- the dprA gene encoding DNA-processing protein DprA produces MERAELAGWLRLSLTPGIGDGAARKLLAAFGLPEAVFAQTHAALRQVVSHAQAEALQQAPQALQASIDQTWQWLQAAEGNGVARRLVTLGDAGYPASLLEMADPPLMLYVLGASDFDLTQLQNSIAVVGSRNPTPQGATNARSFSRALGDAGLPVVSGLALGVDGAAHQGALDAAGDAPRLATVAVVGTGLDRVYPARHRDLAHRITLQGLIVSELPLGTPPLTQNFPKRNRLIAGLARGTLVVEAALASGSLITARLTSEQGKEVFAIPGSIHSPQSRGCHALIRQGAKLVESVADILEELPPLRTGNAASAQSSNGHAGNEAAVSEDPLLDALGFEPVSLDALSARTGWSAAALQARMLELELDGHISRLPGGLFQRTASA; encoded by the coding sequence TTGGAACGCGCAGAACTCGCAGGCTGGCTGCGGCTTTCACTGACGCCGGGCATCGGCGATGGCGCCGCGCGCAAGCTGCTCGCGGCCTTCGGTCTGCCCGAAGCAGTCTTCGCGCAGACCCATGCGGCACTGCGACAGGTCGTGAGCCATGCGCAGGCGGAGGCGCTGCAGCAGGCGCCCCAAGCCCTCCAGGCATCGATCGACCAGACCTGGCAATGGCTGCAAGCGGCCGAGGGCAACGGCGTCGCCCGCCGCCTCGTCACGCTGGGCGACGCCGGCTACCCGGCCTCGCTGCTCGAAATGGCCGATCCGCCGCTGATGCTCTACGTGCTCGGTGCCTCGGACTTCGACCTCACCCAACTGCAGAACAGCATCGCCGTTGTCGGCAGCCGCAATCCGACACCGCAAGGCGCCACCAATGCGCGCAGCTTTTCGCGGGCGCTGGGCGATGCGGGCCTGCCGGTGGTGTCCGGGCTCGCGCTGGGCGTCGATGGCGCAGCGCACCAGGGCGCCCTCGATGCAGCCGGCGATGCACCGCGACTCGCCACGGTCGCCGTGGTCGGCACCGGCTTGGACCGCGTGTACCCCGCGCGGCATCGCGACCTCGCGCACCGCATCACCTTGCAGGGGCTGATCGTGAGCGAGCTGCCGCTCGGCACGCCGCCCCTCACGCAGAATTTTCCGAAGCGCAACCGGCTCATCGCAGGGTTGGCGCGCGGCACGCTGGTGGTCGAAGCGGCCTTGGCGTCGGGATCGCTCATCACTGCGCGGCTCACCTCGGAGCAGGGCAAGGAAGTGTTCGCTATTCCAGGCTCGATCCACTCGCCGCAATCGCGCGGCTGCCATGCGCTGATCCGCCAGGGCGCGAAGCTGGTCGAGTCGGTGGCAGACATCCTCGAGGAGCTGCCGCCGCTGCGCACCGGCAATGCGGCCAGCGCCCAGTCTTCGAACGGCCACGCAGGCAACGAGGCAGCGGTTTCAGAAGACCCGCTGCTCGACGCTCTCGGCTTCGAGCCCGTGAGCCTCGATGCCCTCAGCGCCCGCACCGGGTGGAGCGCCGCGGCACTGCAGGCCAGGATGCTCGAGCTCGAACTGGACGGGCACATCTCGCGCCTGCCCGGCGGGCTCTTTCAACGGACCGCATCCGCTTGA
- a CDS encoding DUF494 family protein encodes MFEVLVFVYENYWRGDACPEPEQLGRKLSAHGFEADEIRDALHWLDGLSLATQGMQLELDADDDTTATVTFRGAPESSLPQSDDAMRVYSQAEQEHLGAECLGFIRFLESSNVLSCGLREIVIERAMAAPGDPVALDELKIIVLMVHWSTGIEPDALVLDELCESREGRVAH; translated from the coding sequence ATGTTCGAAGTGCTTGTTTTTGTCTACGAAAACTATTGGCGCGGCGATGCCTGCCCCGAACCCGAACAACTGGGCCGCAAGCTCAGTGCCCACGGCTTCGAGGCAGACGAGATTCGCGATGCCCTGCACTGGCTCGACGGCCTGAGCCTCGCAACGCAGGGGATGCAGCTGGAGCTCGATGCCGACGACGACACCACCGCCACGGTCACCTTCCGCGGCGCGCCCGAATCCTCCCTGCCCCAATCGGACGACGCCATGCGCGTCTACTCCCAGGCCGAGCAGGAACACCTGGGTGCAGAGTGCCTCGGCTTCATCCGCTTTCTCGAATCGTCGAACGTACTGTCGTGTGGATTGCGCGAGATCGTGATCGAACGCGCGATGGCGGCACCGGGCGATCCGGTGGCGCTCGACGAACTCAAGATCATCGTGTTGATGGTGCACTGGAGCACCGGCATCGAACCCGATGCATTGGTGCTCGATGAGCTCTGCGAGAGCCGCGAAGGCCGCGTAGCGCACTGA